A genomic region of Cannabis sativa cultivar Pink pepper isolate KNU-18-1 chromosome 1, ASM2916894v1, whole genome shotgun sequence contains the following coding sequences:
- the LOC115707491 gene encoding auxin-responsive protein IAA27 isoform X2: MPTPLEHDYIGLTEPSTMEKSSDKLSSSSSSTLSDEKSSACNLKETELRLGLPGSQSPERKPGFGVSLFGKDLEEKHNGYSPNVSKNFETGVKRGFSDAIDGSSDKWVFSVSNGSDADLGKGAVFPSTGGGHGGKPRGGLENQQSCSSTPTMKDVVPKSAQEKKPQVSDHTSAPAAKAQVVGWPPIRSFRKNTMASNLSKTNEDTEEKSGLGCLYVKVSMDGAPYLRKVDLKTCTNYLELSLALEKMFSSFTIGQCNSPGLPERNGLTESRFMDLLHGSDSEYVVTYEDKDGDWMLVGDVPWEMFTDTCRRLRIMKGSEAIGLAPRAMEKCKNRSC; this comes from the exons ATGCCTACGCCACTTGAACATGATTACATAGGCTTAACAGAGCCTTCTACCATGGAAAAAAGCTCTGACAAGctttcatcatcttcttcttctactcTTTCGGATGAGAAGAGCTCTGCTTGTAACCTCAAAGAGACTGAGCTAAGACTCGGCTTGCCTGGTTCCCAGTCTCCTGAAAGAAAACCGGGATTCGGGGTCTCCCTTTTTGGTAAAGATTTGGAGGAAAAGCATAATGGGTATTCTCCAAACGTGTCAAAGAACTTTGAGACTGGTGTTAAGAGAGGTTTCTCTGACGCCATTGACGGCTCCTCTGACAAATGGGTTTTTTCTGTCTCTAATGGATCTGATGCTGATTTGGGAAAAGGAGCTGTTTTTCCTTCTACCGGAGGTGGGCATGGAGGGAAACCTCGTGGTGGTTTGGAGAATCAGCAGTCATGCTCTTCTACACCAACCATGAAGGATGTTGTTCCAAAGTCAGCACAGGAGAAAAAGCCACAGGTTTCTGACCACACCAGTGCTCCTGCTGCCAA GGCACAAGTGGTAGGATGGCCACCAATTCGATCATTTCGAAAGAACACCATGGCTTCTAACTTGTCAAAAACTAACGAAGATACTGAGGAGAAATCTGGATTGGGATGTCTTTATGTTAAGGTCAGTATGGACGGTGCTCCATACCTACGGAAAGTTGACCTTAAAACATGTACTAACTATCTGGAACTCTCCTTAGCTCTTGAGAAGATGTTCAGCTCCTTTACAATTG GTCAGTGCAACTCTCCTGGTCTTCCAGAGCGAAATGGATTAACTGAGAGCCGTTTCATGGATCTTCTCCATGGTTCTGATTCTGAATATGTGGTTACTTACGAAGACAAGGATGGGGACTGGATGCTGGTTGGTGATGTCCCTTGGGA GATGTTCACTGATACATGTAGACGATTGAGGATAATGAAAGGTTCCGAGGCTATTGGACTTG CTCCAAGGGCCATGGAGAAGTGCAAGAACCGAAGCTGCTAA
- the LOC115707490 gene encoding uncharacterized protein LOC115707490: protein MPVTHSHRPPSPTHSAKMLERVLSSRRAPPHSDELANEDDAATADESKTKKHLPFFFFITRLINHFRIGPLWPCVIALFFVLFLISSIVFQSRNLVCVSPHDPAYRSGFFGFDALESDFGSLGVPWCRSKHGKTVEWTSKDLIKGLEEFVPIYETRPIKNNMYGMGFDHSFGLWFIARWLKPDLMIESGAFKGHSTWVLRQAMPLTPIISITPRHPEKYLKKGPAYVDGNCTYFAGKDFVDFGSIDWKKVMKKHGIIDLSRVLIFFDDHQNELKRIQQALVAGFRHLVFEDNYDTGTGDHYSLRQICDQSYIRGGGHSCYKDSDEARIRSKRKNFWEKAVDIEELCGPGEAWWGVRGYMRDNFNHSNKVISYEEHFQNSRIVESMLDVYWELPPVAGPSLTHQTRYDPARSPPPIVEDGRYGLFQRLGLTRLDRSVFNGYTQMVYLQISRQ from the exons ATGCCGGTTACTCACTCGCATCGCCCTCCTAGTCCGACCCATTCAGCCAAAATGCTGGAGCGGGTCCTCTCCTCCCGCCGAGCGCCGCCGCACAGCGACGAATTAGCTAACGAAGACGACGCGGCCACCGCTGACGAGTCCAAGACCAAGAAGCACCTcccctttttcttcttcatcactCGCCTCATCAATCACTTTCGAATCGGACCCCTTTGGCCCTGCGTTATCGCGCTCTTTTTCGTTCTTTTCTTGATTTCCTCCATCGTCTTCCAGTCTCGCAACCTCGTTTGCGTCTCTCCTCACGACCCCGCATATCGATCCGGTTTCTTCGGCTTCGATGCTCTCGAATCCGACTTTGGATCCCTCGGCGTGCCCTGGT GCAGATCGAAACATGGAAAAACGGTTGAATGGACATCGAAGGATCTAATCAAGGGTTTGGAAGAGTTTGTACCGATATATGAAACCCGACCAATTAAAAACAACATGTATGGGATGGGTTTTGACCACAGTTTTGGTCTTTGGTTCATTGCCCGGTGGCTGAAGCCAGATCTTATGATTGAGAGTGGTGCTTTTAAGGGACACTCAACTTGGGTTTTGCGACAGGCAATGCCATTAACACCTATTATATCTATTACGCCTCGGCATCCAGAGAAGTATCTAAAGAAGGGGCCTGCATATGTTGATGGAAATTGCACCTACTTTGCTGGAAAGGACTTCGTAGATTTTGGAAGCATTGATTGGAAAAAAGTGATGAAGAAACATGGGATCATTGATCTTTCCCGGGTTCTTATTTTCTTTGACGATCATCAGAATGAACTTAAAAG AATACAACAGGCTCTGGTAGCTGGATTCCGGCATCTTGTCTTTGAGGATAACTATGATACTGGAACGGGAGATCATTATTCCTTAAGGCAAATTTGCGATCAGTCCTATATAAGAG GAGGTGGCCATAGCTGCTATAAAGACAGTGACGAAGCTAGGATCAGGTCAAAAAGAAAGAATTTCTGGGAAAAAGCAGTAGATATAGAAGAACTTTGTGGACCAGGTGAAGCATGGTGGGGTGTTAGAGGATACATGAGGGATAATTTCAACCACAGCAACAAGGTGATTTCCTATGAAGAACATTTTCAGAACAGTCGGATTGTGGAATCGATGCTAGATGTTTATTGGGAGCTTCCTCCTGTGGCCGGTCCTTCTCTCACTCACCAAACTCGATATGACCCTGCTCGTTCACCACCTCCTATCGTTGAAGATGGTCGCTATGGTTTATTCCAGCGCCTTGGATTAACCAGACTTGATAGGTCTGTTTTTAATGGATACACTCAGATGGTTTACCTCCAGATATCCAGACAGTAA
- the LOC115705114 gene encoding protein JINGUBANG-like, whose translation MASLESSNSPNSNQSSFTLRPTTTQNNKFLRSTSSKEASFSEFPYTPPRRSSPSVSQSLHASPVSSPLHSLSPRPHSSKQNNNQNHQTTTVGLAVGVAVGDPHAAAYRCISSVLKKDGQILSIAASNGLVYTGSDTNVIRVWRIPEFTECGQLKTRAFMVVALEVSHDRVYAAYGDAKIRVWQRTWDEGLKHVRLATIPRTGNYVRSYISGKDKMMKHMGPITSLAINVSDDILYSASVDKTVKVWRISDLKCIETIQAHPEPINAIIVADDGVLFTASDDATVKVWRRNFCPGDQPHSLTVTLPAKYSPVKALTLTQDGGILYGGCTDGYIHFWLKGWYSGQLQYGGALQGHTHAVMCLASVSNYVISGSADSTSRVWARELDSGQHTCLAVLVGHRGPIRCVTAFVGRFGEESDQDGCTICTGSLDGVVKVWRVTCVGNINRCSTPSGCEYFDL comes from the exons ATGGCATCGTTAGAGTCTTCCAACTCTCCTAATTCAAACCAGTCGTCTTTCACACTAAGACCAACGACAACCCAAAACAACAAGTTCCTTAGAAGCACTTCCTCCAAAGAAGCCTCCTTCTCCGAGTTTCCTTACACGCCGCCGCGCCGGAGCTCACCTTCCGTCTCCCAAAGCCTCCATGCCTCCCCTGTCTCCTCCCCTCTCCACTCTCTCTCTCCGCGGCCTCACTCTtccaaacaaaataataatcagAACCACCAGACGACCACTGTTGGATTGGCCGTGGGTGTGGCCGTTGGGGACCCACACGCCGCTGCCTACCGTTGCATCTCCTCTGTCCTAAAAAAGGACGGCCAGATCTTGTCCATTGCCGCATCCAACGGCCTGGTTTACACGGGCTCCGATACCAACGTGATAAGGGTGTGGAGGATTCCGGAGTTTACCGAGTGCGGGCAGCTTAAGACAAGGGCATTCATGGTGGTAGCCTTAGAGGTGTCGCATGATAGGGTTTACGCTGCTTATGGTGATGCCAAGATTAGGGTTTGGCAGAGAACTTGGGACGAAGGATTGAAGCATGTTCGCCTAGCTACTATTCCCAGGACTGGAAACTATGTCCGGAGCTATATTTCCGGCAAGGATAAGATG ATGAAGCACATGGGGCCTATAACATCATTAGCCATTAACGTATCAGACGACATACTATACTCTGCATCAGTGGACAAAACCGTAAAAGTATGGCGAATCTCAGACCTCAAATGCATCGAGACCATCCAAGCCCACCCGGAGCCCATCAACGCCATCATCGTCGCCGATGACGGAGTTCTCTTCACAGCCTCCGACGACGCAACCGTCAAAGTCTGGCGCCGCAACTTTTGCCCCGGAGACCAGCCACACTCTCTTACAGTAACCCTCCCAGCCAAGTACTCTCCGGTCAAAGCCTTGACGTTGACCCAGGATGGTGGAATCCTCTACGGGGGATGCACCGATGGGTACATACACTTCTGGCTCAAGGGGTGGTACTCGGGTCAGCTACAGTACGGTGGAGCCCTCCAGGGTCACACCCACGCAGTAATGTGCTTGGCCAGCGTGTCTAATTATGTGATCAGCGGCTCGGCTGACTCCACCAGCCGGGTTTGGGCCAGGGAGCTCGATAGCGGTCAGCACACGTGTTTGGCGGTTTTAGTGGGCCATAGAGGGCCCATTAGGTGTGTGACGGCCTTCGTTGGGAGGTTTGGGGAGGAGAGTGACCAGGATGGTTGTACCATTTGCACCGGTAGCCTTGATGGTGTGGTTAAAGTGTGGCGCGTGACGTGCGTGGGAAATATTAATCGTTGTTCCACTCCAAGTGGGTGTGAGTATTTTGATCTCTAA
- the LOC115707491 gene encoding auxin-responsive protein IAA27 isoform X1 — protein MPTPLEHDYIGLTEPSTMEKSSDKLSSSSSSTLSDEKSSACNLKETELRLGLPGSQSPERKPGFGVSLFGKDLEEKHNGYSPNVSKNFETGVKRGFSDAIDGSSDKWVFSVSNGSDADLGKGAVFPSTGGGHGGKPRGGLENQQSCSSTPTMKDVVPKSAQEKKPQVSDHTSAPAAKAQVVGWPPIRSFRKNTMASNLSKTNEDTEEKSGLGCLYVKVSMDGAPYLRKVDLKTCTNYLELSLALEKMFSSFTIGQCNSPGLPERNGLTESRFMDLLHGSDSEYVVTYEDKDGDWMLVGDVPWEMFTDTCRRLRIMKGSEAIGLGIYPKMLTSISHAFFLFYTLSYKLVYFSFITKLLLFFGYSSKGHGEVQEPKLLSTKSRQDKTAFSMEANSYLDFKLGACERTLNMFLQYVRFCVFCVL, from the exons ATGCCTACGCCACTTGAACATGATTACATAGGCTTAACAGAGCCTTCTACCATGGAAAAAAGCTCTGACAAGctttcatcatcttcttcttctactcTTTCGGATGAGAAGAGCTCTGCTTGTAACCTCAAAGAGACTGAGCTAAGACTCGGCTTGCCTGGTTCCCAGTCTCCTGAAAGAAAACCGGGATTCGGGGTCTCCCTTTTTGGTAAAGATTTGGAGGAAAAGCATAATGGGTATTCTCCAAACGTGTCAAAGAACTTTGAGACTGGTGTTAAGAGAGGTTTCTCTGACGCCATTGACGGCTCCTCTGACAAATGGGTTTTTTCTGTCTCTAATGGATCTGATGCTGATTTGGGAAAAGGAGCTGTTTTTCCTTCTACCGGAGGTGGGCATGGAGGGAAACCTCGTGGTGGTTTGGAGAATCAGCAGTCATGCTCTTCTACACCAACCATGAAGGATGTTGTTCCAAAGTCAGCACAGGAGAAAAAGCCACAGGTTTCTGACCACACCAGTGCTCCTGCTGCCAA GGCACAAGTGGTAGGATGGCCACCAATTCGATCATTTCGAAAGAACACCATGGCTTCTAACTTGTCAAAAACTAACGAAGATACTGAGGAGAAATCTGGATTGGGATGTCTTTATGTTAAGGTCAGTATGGACGGTGCTCCATACCTACGGAAAGTTGACCTTAAAACATGTACTAACTATCTGGAACTCTCCTTAGCTCTTGAGAAGATGTTCAGCTCCTTTACAATTG GTCAGTGCAACTCTCCTGGTCTTCCAGAGCGAAATGGATTAACTGAGAGCCGTTTCATGGATCTTCTCCATGGTTCTGATTCTGAATATGTGGTTACTTACGAAGACAAGGATGGGGACTGGATGCTGGTTGGTGATGTCCCTTGGGA GATGTTCACTGATACATGTAGACGATTGAGGATAATGAAAGGTTCCGAGGCTATTGGACTTGGTATTTATCCTAAAATGCTTACTTCAATATCTCAtgctttttttctattttacacATTATCTtataaattggtttatttttcctTTATAACGAAGTTATTGTTGTTCTTTGGCTACAGCTCCAAGGGCCATGGAGAAGTGCAAGAACCGAAGCTGCTAAGCACAAAATCTCGGCAGGACAAGACGGCATTCTCCATGGAAGCTAACTCCTACTTGGATTTCAAGTTGGGTGCTTGTGAGAGAACGCTAAATATGTTTCTTCAGTATGTTAGattttgtgtattttgtgtaCTTTGA